In Desulfuromonas sp., the genomic stretch TGGAGGCCCTGCTGGTCGAGGCGGCCGGAGCGGCCGGGCTCGAAGAGCCCTTCGTCTACCTCACCAGGCTCGGGGACTTCTCGGTTGCCTACCGGGTCCACGGCCTTCTCCCGGAGGTCAAGCAGTTCCTTTCGGCCGGCTCGCGCCTCAACGCCATGCTCCTCGACACCCTCCACCGGGAAGGGATCGAAATCGTCTCCCCAAACTTCATGAACACCCGGGCGACGGGAGACAAGATGTTCATCCCGCCCCGACAGGAGGCATCCGAAGAGAAAGCTCCGGAGACGGATCCCGAGGCGATCATCTTCGACAAGGCCGAGCATGCCGAAACCCTGGAGGAGAAAAAAGAACAGATGAAGACCATCGAGGCAACCCTGGGAGAGCTCGAAAAATCCCTGGCCGGCGCGGCCGAGGGGGAACCGAGGGACAGGCTCCAGGAAAAGATCGGGCGCTGCACCGCGATCCGGGATCGGCTGAAATCACACCTCGAAGAGGCCTCCCGCCAGGCCGAGCGAAAAGAGTGACCCCGGGGCAGGGGATCCCCGCCGTCGAAAAGACCGCTCCGACTGCCCCGAGGCAGGCCTTATTGCAACGATAAATCGCGCTGTTATACTGGAAACAGAGACTGGTGAAACGCTTTAAGGGAGGTCCTTATGGCACACAAGATCCTGGTGGCGGTAGATGGTACGGACGAGTCCGAACGGGCCCTCGAATATGCAGCCAAAATGGCGCGCGAAATGGAGGACGCTCACCTGACCATCTTTTCCGTGGGAGAACCCGTCCCGAACGACTTCATCGAGCACGACAAGCTTCCCGAGGGTGAAACCGAGCGGGAACAATTGGAGAAATTGTGGGAGGGCTCGGACCGTTTCCATGCCGAGCATGAACAGGTCCGGGACAAGATGTTCAAGCGGATGGTCCGGCGGGCCGAAAAACTCGGAATGGAGCCCGACCACATCGATACAAAGTATGCGTCACGGGAAGTGAGCATTCCGGCGGAGATCGTCAACGAGGCGGAAGAGGGCGCCTACGAGGCCATCTGCCTCGGCAAGCACGCGCACACCGGCCTGAAGGAGCTCTTCCACGGCAGCATCACCGACCGGGTCAAGCGGCAGGCCAAGGACTGCGCCGTATGGGTCGTCGAGTAGGACTTCCCGGCAGGGACGCATAGCCGCCCCGGCCCCTCCGAAGGGAGAGCGGCCCTGTTCTGTCCGGGCAGGCGATGGCCCGCCTCCCGCGTATCCCAAAAAAGATGGGGGGACGCCTCTCGTGGGCAGTCCCCCCATCTTTTCTTTCTTCGCAATCCCTGCATGTCACATCGTTAGTTAAAGGGTCCCTTGGCCTTCTCCTCTTCCGTGGTCGCAGGCTGTGGCTGGCGAAGGATGCGCTCGAGGCTGGCGAGGGAGTCCCCTCCCTGCTCCACGTACTGGCGCATCGCCTCGAGGCGGCGGCGGATCTCCTCCTCGGCCTGCTTGCGCAAGGCGGCGGCGGCGGCCTCCAAATCGCCCCTCTCGTCGGCCTTCTCGTCCTCTCCCCGGCCCTGAAGGTCCGACTTGCGGCGCAGGTCCTGATACTCTCCGAACTGCTGGAAGTGGGAGGGACCGAAGAACATGATCTCCGGGACAAGGCTGGAGAAGCTCTGCACCCCGCGGATGTCGCGCCCCTCGATACGGTAAGCCTCGAGCAGTTCCGGCTCCAGGTCCTGGTAGTTCTGCAGGGGCATGAACATGCGCGACAGGTACTGAAGGACCTTTTCGGTCTTCTTCCGATGCCCGCCGATAATGACCGAAGCCCCCACCTCCCCCTTCTGCGCGCCCTTGGTCCAGGGGGCCCCGGTGATGCCGAAGTCGTTGAGCACCGGAAGGCAGAGCAGCACCGAGAGGGTATTGATAGCCAGGGCGAAGCCGGCAGACGGCCCCCCCACGTTGTAGGAGGCCGAGAGCAGCTGGTGGTGCAGGGTATACCCCTCCAGGTAGCGGCCGACCAGGCGGAAGACGTTGATATCGGGCTGCAGCGACTGCAGATAGTTCTCCACCAGGGTCAGAGCCTCCTGGGCGCTCTGCTGAGTCATCTGCACCGCCAGGTCGAGTTCCGCCGCCCCGGGGGCTGAGGTGGAGACCGCCCCGGTGACAACGATCTTCTCCGGGTGGACCCGGTAGACGAGGGAAGAAGCGATGGGCAGCAGCACCCCGCTGGTGTCGTTGGCTCCGACTCCGACCACGAACCCCACCTGGGGCTCGCGGGACAGCTCGGTCTCAAGGAACTCGTCAAGCTGCTGCTTCCCCTTGCGGGTGGGGCTGCTGGCGATTTGCTGGCGGGCGCTATGGAGGTGCCAGGCCGTGATGGGGTGCTCGCCCTTGGCCCGCGCCCTGCCGAGCCTCTCGGCGACCGTGTCGAGGCAGGCCAGCAGGGCCTCCTCGCCCTGGCGGGCCCGGGCGGCCAGCTCTCCCTCTCCGGCGGTCCCCTCCAGGAGCCCCTGCAGGATCTTGTAGTTAAAGCGCACGAAACGGGCCCGATCCTCCTCCGGCTTGTCCACATCGTGCATCAGCTTGTCGAGGACCTCGATCTCGGTGGAGCGCTGAGAGCGCAGTTTCTCGGCGAAGGCGGTGAAGTCCGCCGGGGTCTCGCAGATCCCCCGCGCCTGGCGCAGCATCTCTTCGAAGGTAAGCCCCTCGTCCAGAGGGATCCCGACCAGTTCCTTGCGCATGATGCTCAAGGCGTCCTCGTCGCGCATGTGACCGATGACGTTGAGCACTTTCAGGCGCTTGGAGCGGATCAGGGCCGGGTCGAGAATATCGAGACGGTTGGTCGTCAGAACGGTGAAGACCCGGTTCAGGGTGGACTCGCCGTCGATAATGGAGAGGAACTTGTTGGTGACCTTGTCGTAGGGGCTGCCGCCCTGCTGAGAGCGGCGCGGCGCCACCGCGTCCCCCTCGTCGAAGAAGACCATGGCGGGCGAGAGCATCTTGGCGATGTCGTAGACCTTCTCCAGGTTCTCCACCATCCCCTCGACCGGCCGTACCGGGTCGGAGAGGTGGCCGAGGTGGACCGCCAGGTCCTGCACGTCCGTGTTGTCCCCGAGCCAGGAGCGCACCATGTAGGTCTTGCCCGAGCCCGGCGGGCCGGTGAGGACGACCCCCTTCTCCTCGCTGACGTGATAGTAAAGGGAGTTGTTGACCATCTCGGAGAACTCGTTCTTTATCCCGCCGATGTAGTCCTCCCAGCGGACGCCGCGGTCCATGTGCCCGACCACGTCCTTGAAGAGAGAGCCGTAGACGTTGCGCGCCACCTCCTTGAGGGCGTCGCGAACCAGGAGCTGGTCATCCAGATACCCGGGGCGGAAATCGCCCTTGATGGCAAGCAGAGAGTCGATGAGACGGCGAACGTAGGCGGGGAGAATGCGCAGGCTGAGCTCCCGGAAGATGGGATAGAGTCGCTCCACAGCAGCCTCGAGGGCGGTCTCGGAGACGACCAGCGGCCCGGTCCCCTCGCCGAAGGTGCAGTTGTTGCGCTTGAGCTCCATGCGCACCACCTCACGCAGGTTGGCCGGGTCCTTCCACAGGTCGCCGATGTCGATGACCAGGCCCCGCTCCACGAAGCGCTGGTAAATGGCCGGGTCGAACTGCTCCGGCTGATCGGTGGTGGCGATCAGCAGGCAATCACGCTTGCCCTGGGTGATCTCGTCGATGAGGATGTTGGCGGCGTCGACGAGGGTGCTCTGCTGCGCCTTGACGCTGCTCATCTGGTCGGGGCGGCCGAAGGCGGAATGGGCCTCCTCCAGGTGGCGGATGCAGGTGTTGCGCGGGTCGCCCATCGCCTTGCGCAGGTAGTTGCCCGGCTCGCCGGCCCAGGCGGTCTGGTAGTCGTTGGGAGTGATCATGGCGTGATCGACCCAAACACCTTCCTCCTCCAGGGAGGAGAGGGCCTGGCCGATCCGTTCCCGAAACAGGTACTTGACCCCGGGAAGCCTGGAAATAAGCCTCAGCCGTTCGATCTTGCGGCGGCGCTCCAGGCGCACCGCCAGCTCCGGGTCGACGTCCTCGAGCTTGTACCAGAAGGGCAGCCCGGCCATGACGTCGTCCTTCTTGGCCTGCAGGTCGATGAGGGGGCGCACCTCGGCGGCGAAGATCGCCCGCTCCACCGCCTCCTTTACGGTGGAGCTCTTGCCCCCGCCGGTCGGGCCGACCACCAGGACCAGGGGAGCCCGGGGGACGGTCGGGTCCTCTGTGTAGCCTTTGAGAATGTGGGCGTGGTAGAGCTTGCGGAAGATCTCGAGAAAGGATTCGGGGACGAAGATGTCCGAAGTCTGCTCGACCAGCAGGTAGAGCAGGTACTGGTAGTCGTGCCAGTCGAGTTCGCGGGAGAGGATCTTGTCCCAGGCCGCCCGGGCGTTGTGCGAGCCCGAGATCTCGAAGCGGCGCCGCCAGTCGCTGAGCAGCTCGGGGTCGCGCAGGATCGTGAAGCTGCGCTCGCCCGGCTTGAACAGGCGCTTCACCCAGCCGCGCAAAAAGGAAAGGGGGGTGCGGGTCGGGTCGTACTGGCGCAGCCGGCGCAAAACGAAGAGCTTGGTCTCGAAGCTCCAGCTCTCGGCCAGGGCCTCGATCTGCCTGATCCGCTTTTCCGAAAGGCGGATATAGACCGGCCGTCTAGTCTTTCGTGGTCGGGCCATAGGGCGGCTTCCGGTCTTTGCGGGCACCCGCGGTCGGAGCCGGCAGCGTCACGGGGGGCGCCGATCCCGTGGTGTTGAGCACGAAGGTGTTCTGCCCCTGCTGGTTCTTCTCGTAGGCGGTGGCCCACTTCTGCTGGTTGAGGAAATCGAAGAGGTAGCGGTCGCTGTCGGCGCTGAGGCCGAGGGAGCGGCGGAAATCGCTGATCGACTCGCTGTAGGCCGCGTAGAGCTTGCGGGTCCGGCTCGCCTCGAGGTCGGCGGCGTAGTTCTCCGCCTCGGCGATGAGTTCGCGGCGCTTCTTCTCCTCGCTGGCCGCGGCCAGGGTGTCGCCGAAGCGGGTGTCGCGCAACACGAATGAGACGACCTCGATGCCGTACTTCTCCTCCAGGGTCGGGCCCCCCGCGTTGATCGGGCGATCCTTGAGATCCGAGAAAATCTCCTCCTTAATCGTCTCGCGCCCGGAGATCAGCTCGTCGATGGTGCGGCTCTGCATGACGTCATTGACGATGCCGTCAAAGTCGTTCTGCAGAAGGCTCTGGGGGAGTTTGTTCTCGATCCCCCAGCGCTCCAGGTCCCTGATGCGGTAGGTGAGCATGGCGCTCGTCCAGAGGGCGACGTTCCCCTTGGAGATGATGCGCTGGGTCTCCGGCTGGCCCCCCAGATAAAGCTCCTGGTTCATCAGCGGCACCTCCAACTCCAGCCGGGTGAAGAAGGGTAGCCGCCCGTGCCAGCCGACGTCCTCCACCACCCGCCTCTCGCCGGAGAGGGTCTCGACGATCACCGCGTAGTTGCGGCGGACCTTGTAGATCGTCTTGGTGGCATAGACCAGAACCACCCCGTAATAAATCGCCCCCCCCACCAGGAGAGTGGAAAAGACCCGGCGCAGGAAAGTCTTGATTCTGGCCCGCTGCAGCAGTCGAAATCGTTGTTCCGGTTCCACAGGCACACCCCCGAGTTGACGTTGGAACAATTATAACATCTTTTTATTGGATAAAGCCGGTCGGACAGAAATCGCTTTTATCATTAAAAAGATCGTCCGGACACAGCCATTCCAGACATCTCCATGAAGCACTGCCCCCTGAAATATCAAACAGTGTTTATCTCTACCCGATTGAAACCCGCGCCACCCTGTGGTAACGTTCGAAAATCATTAAAAACGACCCACTCACCCGCAGACGCCGGAGGGACCCCATGGCCAGCACCGTCTATTTCGCCGACATGCGCGCGGGACACCGCGAGAACCTTTTCGACAAACTGGAACGCCTCCTCGAAGAGGCGGGCATCGACGGCATCGTCGACCGCGGCGACCTCGCCGCCCTCAAGGTCCACTTCGGCGAGAAGGGAGGACACGCCTTTGTGCGCCCCCCCTTCCTGCGCCGGATCGTCGAGGCGGTCAAAGCCCTCGGAGGCCGCCCCTTCCTCACCGACAGCTGCACCCTCTACCCCGGCGAGCGCAAGGAAGCGGTCTCGGCCCTTTCCTGCGGCATCGAGAACGGCTTCGCCTACGCCGTCGTCGGCGCCCCCCTGGTCATGGCCGACGGCCTGCGCGGCCAGTCGGCCCGCCGGGTGGAGATCGGCGGCGAATTCTTCCAGGACGTGAGCATCGGCCTGGAGATCCTCGAAGCCGATGCCCTGATCGCCGTCTCTCACTTCAAATGCCACGAGCTGACCGGCTTCGGCGGCGCTCTCAAGAACCTCGGCATGGGCTGTTCCAGCCGCGAGGGAAAGCTGGATATGCACTCCAACGTCGCCCCGGTCGTCGCGGAGAAGTTCTGCACCGCCTGCGCCGCCTGCCTCAAGGCCTGCGTCCACGACGCCATCGCCATGGTGGAGGGAATCGCAAAAATCGACCCCGACAAGTGCGCCGGCTGCGGCCGCTGCATCACCGTCTGCGAGGAGAAGGCGATCCAGATCCAGTGGAACGCCGAGGCGCCCCTGGTCATGAAGAAGATGGCCGAGTACGCCAAGGGGGCGGTGCACGGCAAGCAGGGCAAGACCCTCTACGTCAACTTCGTCACCCAGATCTCGCCGGCATGCGACTGCTACGGCCACTCGGACGCCCCGATCGTCGCCGACCAGGGGATCGCCGTCTCCACCGACCCGGTCGCCCTCGACCAGGCCTGCGCCGACCTCGTCAACGCCGCCCCGGGCCTGCCCGGCACCGTCCTCGGCGACCCGGCCGCCGCCGGGGCCGACAAGTTCCGCGCCGTCTACCCCCACATCGACTGGGAGGCCACCCTCGAGCAGGCCGAGAAGATCGGCCTCGGCAGCCGCCGGTACGAGCTGGTGAAACTGGAGCCGAAAAGCCCGAAGGGGTGGTAGCGGGGCGAACGCCCCGGCAAGAGCAGGCTGAAAGCGCCGCGCCCGGAGGGTTGCGGCGCTTTTTTTGAGTGCGGCAACGGGAAGGCCCCCCGGGGAGACGGGAGGCCGGCAGAAACGAGCAGGCTGAATCACCTGCTTTCGGTTTGCCCTTGAAGCCCCCGCCCTGCCCTGAGCCCCCGTCGGCTTTTACGGTTCATCAGGGCCCCGCGCTTCCGCGGAAAGGCCCCGGGGCGGCGTGCTTCAAGGACAAACACTTGGAGAGCACCCGTTAAACGCGAAACACCTCAGTGATGGCTCATCGACTCGATCGCCTCGTTGACCTGGGCGCGAAAGCTGTCGGAGGGGTGCACCACCACTTCACGACTGCCGACCGTCGCCTTATAGCGATCATCGCT encodes the following:
- a CDS encoding SPFH domain-containing protein, whose translation is MEPEQRFRLLQRARIKTFLRRVFSTLLVGGAIYYGVVLVYATKTIYKVRRNYAVIVETLSGERRVVEDVGWHGRLPFFTRLELEVPLMNQELYLGGQPETQRIISKGNVALWTSAMLTYRIRDLERWGIENKLPQSLLQNDFDGIVNDVMQSRTIDELISGRETIKEEIFSDLKDRPINAGGPTLEEKYGIEVVSFVLRDTRFGDTLAAASEEKKRRELIAEAENYAADLEASRTRKLYAAYSESISDFRRSLGLSADSDRYLFDFLNQQKWATAYEKNQQGQNTFVLNTTGSAPPVTLPAPTAGARKDRKPPYGPTTKD
- a CDS encoding AAA family ATPase — its product is MARPRKTRRPVYIRLSEKRIRQIEALAESWSFETKLFVLRRLRQYDPTRTPLSFLRGWVKRLFKPGERSFTILRDPELLSDWRRRFEISGSHNARAAWDKILSRELDWHDYQYLLYLLVEQTSDIFVPESFLEIFRKLYHAHILKGYTEDPTVPRAPLVLVVGPTGGGKSSTVKEAVERAIFAAEVRPLIDLQAKKDDVMAGLPFWYKLEDVDPELAVRLERRRKIERLRLISRLPGVKYLFRERIGQALSSLEEEGVWVDHAMITPNDYQTAWAGEPGNYLRKAMGDPRNTCIRHLEEAHSAFGRPDQMSSVKAQQSTLVDAANILIDEITQGKRDCLLIATTDQPEQFDPAIYQRFVERGLVIDIGDLWKDPANLREVVRMELKRNNCTFGEGTGPLVVSETALEAAVERLYPIFRELSLRILPAYVRRLIDSLLAIKGDFRPGYLDDQLLVRDALKEVARNVYGSLFKDVVGHMDRGVRWEDYIGGIKNEFSEMVNNSLYYHVSEEKGVVLTGPPGSGKTYMVRSWLGDNTDVQDLAVHLGHLSDPVRPVEGMVENLEKVYDIAKMLSPAMVFFDEGDAVAPRRSQQGGSPYDKVTNKFLSIIDGESTLNRVFTVLTTNRLDILDPALIRSKRLKVLNVIGHMRDEDALSIMRKELVGIPLDEGLTFEEMLRQARGICETPADFTAFAEKLRSQRSTEIEVLDKLMHDVDKPEEDRARFVRFNYKILQGLLEGTAGEGELAARARQGEEALLACLDTVAERLGRARAKGEHPITAWHLHSARQQIASSPTRKGKQQLDEFLETELSREPQVGFVVGVGANDTSGVLLPIASSLVYRVHPEKIVVTGAVSTSAPGAAELDLAVQMTQQSAQEALTLVENYLQSLQPDINVFRLVGRYLEGYTLHHQLLSASYNVGGPSAGFALAINTLSVLLCLPVLNDFGITGAPWTKGAQKGEVGASVIIGGHRKKTEKVLQYLSRMFMPLQNYQDLEPELLEAYRIEGRDIRGVQSFSSLVPEIMFFGPSHFQQFGEYQDLRRKSDLQGRGEDEKADERGDLEAAAAALRKQAEEEIRRRLEAMRQYVEQGGDSLASLERILRQPQPATTEEEKAKGPFN
- a CDS encoding universal stress protein, with protein sequence MAHKILVAVDGTDESERALEYAAKMAREMEDAHLTIFSVGEPVPNDFIEHDKLPEGETEREQLEKLWEGSDRFHAEHEQVRDKMFKRMVRRAEKLGMEPDHIDTKYASREVSIPAEIVNEAEEGAYEAICLGKHAHTGLKELFHGSITDRVKRQAKDCAVWVVE
- a CDS encoding DUF362 domain-containing protein, whose protein sequence is MASTVYFADMRAGHRENLFDKLERLLEEAGIDGIVDRGDLAALKVHFGEKGGHAFVRPPFLRRIVEAVKALGGRPFLTDSCTLYPGERKEAVSALSCGIENGFAYAVVGAPLVMADGLRGQSARRVEIGGEFFQDVSIGLEILEADALIAVSHFKCHELTGFGGALKNLGMGCSSREGKLDMHSNVAPVVAEKFCTACAACLKACVHDAIAMVEGIAKIDPDKCAGCGRCITVCEEKAIQIQWNAEAPLVMKKMAEYAKGAVHGKQGKTLYVNFVTQISPACDCYGHSDAPIVADQGIAVSTDPVALDQACADLVNAAPGLPGTVLGDPAAAGADKFRAVYPHIDWEATLEQAEKIGLGSRRYELVKLEPKSPKGW